ACGGTATTTTCTATTTTTTAGAAGTGGTTTTATGGGTTCAGAGATTCAAGAAATTAAAAATACGATAGTACAAAGATTACCATCAAGAGTACAAGTAGCAAAGGTAGAGTTTGAAGGTCCGGAGGTTGTAATTTATACCAAAAACCCCGAGATCATAACCGAAAATGGAGGACTTATAAGGGATCTTGCAAAGGATATAAGAAAGAGAATAATTATCCGTTCAGACCGTTCTGTACTTGCAGAACCTGAGAAAGCTATTGAAAAGATCCATGAAATAGTTCCAGAAGAAGCTAAAATAACCAATATTTCTTTTGATGATGTTACCTGCGAAGTTATAATAGAGGCAAGAAAACCAGGCCTTGTAATAGGTAAATATGGTACTACATCAAGAGAAATAGTTAAAGGAACAGGATGGGCACCTAAAATACTTAGAACACCTCCTATATCTTCTGACGTCATACAAAGGGTAAGGAGAACATTAAGGAAAAACAGTAAAGAGCGAAAACAAATTTTACAAACACTTGGGAATAGAATTCATCGTCCTGTTTCTCTTGAGAATGAATGGACACGTTTAACATCACTTGGCGGATTTAGAGAAGTTGGAAGGTCTTCATTGTTTTTACAGACTCCAAATAGTAAAATTTTACTTGACTGCGGGGTTAACGTCGCAGGAGTTGATGAAAAAAGTTCTTACCCTTATTTGAATGTTCCTGAATTTATTTTAGATAACCTTGATGCAGTGGTAATAACCCACGCACACCTTGATCACTCTGGATTTCTGCCATATCTTTTCCATTATGGATATGAAGGGCCAGTTTACTGTACAACCCCAACAAGGGACTTAATGACATTATTGCAGTTAGATAATATAGATATAGCTCACCGTGAGGATAAACCTCTTCCTTTTAATGTTAAACACGTTAAAAAATGTGTTAAACATACTATAACTTTAGATTACGGTGAAGTAACTGATATAGCTCCAGACATACGTTTAACTCTTCACAATGCAGGGCATATCCTGGGATCTGCAATTGTACATATGCACATAGGGGACGGACAGCATAACTTTGTTTATACTGGAGACTTTAAATATGAACGAAGCAGGCTTCTGGAACCCGCAGTATCTAAATTCCCAAGATTAGAATCACTTGTAATGGAAAGTACATATGGTGGACATGGAGATGTTCAGCCAACCCGAAATGACGCGGAAAAAGAGCTTGTAAAAACAATTTACAGAACTTTAGAACGTGGAGGAAAGATTTTAATTCCTGTTTTTGCTGTTGGAAGGGCTCAGGAACTTATGATAGTACTTGAAGAGTACATCAGGCATGGAATTATTGATGAAGTCCCAGTTTATATCGATGGAATGATATGGGAAGCAACAGCGATTCACACAGCCAGACCTGAATATTTAAGTAAAGATCTCCGTGACCAGATATTCCACATGGGAAGAAACCCATTCATCTCAGAGGTGTTCCATAAAGTAAATGGAATGGAAGAGAGAAAAGAAATAGTGGAAGGAGAACCAGCTATAATCCTTTCAACTTCAGGAATGCTTACTGGAGGAAATTCTGTAGAGTACTTCAAATGGCTATGTGAAGATGAAAAAAATACCTTAGTTTTCGTTGGTTACCAGTCTGAAGGGTCCCTTGGAAGAAGAATACAGAAGGGATGGAAGGAAATTCCACTTAAAGAAGATGGTAAGACCAATGTTTACAATGTAGAGATGGAAATAAAAACCATTGAAGGATTCAGTGGTCACTCAGACAGGAAACAGCTCATGGATTACGTAAGGAAATTGTCTCCAAAACCAGAGAAAATCCTTATATGTCACGGTGATAACTATAAAACCCTTGATCTTGCATCAAGTATTTATAGATCCTATAAAATCGAGACAAAGACTCCAATGAACCTGGAAACTGTTAGGATTCAATAATCCTACACTTTTTAATTTTTGCAGATCTTCATTAGCTGGTTTCCGCCCCTTTGAAACTCATAGTCAACAGTTTCAATGGAAACATGCATTTCTTTTTCTTTAAAAATTCTTACTATTTCTTCTACATGCTGTGATTTATCGGTACTTAGATCGAGTAGAGGGAATATTCTCACTTCACTGGCTACTCTTAACATTTCATCAACGGCGTTTATATGGAAATCCAGTGGAAGCACGTCTGAGTATAAAAATAGAAAATGAGAACTAAGTGCCAAATCAAATTTGCCGTCTTTAAATGGTAAATCTGGAAGTGCGGCGTTTATATAGCGTTTATCATTCTTCCCTGTTTCAAAATCATTTAAAAATAATTTCATTGCAGTCATCCTGGTTTCTGCAAGCTCTTCAACGCTTTTAATATTTTTCCAAATATAGTTGTCTTGATTAGCTTTTGCCTGTGCCATTACATCATTAAAAGTCGCGTTTATTCTTTTTTCAATTTCTTCTCTGCTGAACTGGTACAGGGGGTCTATAGTGATAACTTCTTTATTTTGCATTTTCATCTCGTAATTAAAACTTGATGGGCCTCCGCCGCAGTCCAATATATTTTTATTTAAATCAGCTTTATTAAGGTTGAACATGGCCTGGTATTCTGTACATGTTCTTCCCAGCGGTACTACCTCTTTTAATTGCATTTTTATCACCTATTATTTAGATCGGGATATTTAAGTTAAAATTAATCTTAAATATAATAAAAAGCTAAATTAGCTTTTATTGGATAAATGTTGATTTTTAATCAAGTTGTGAGTATTTAACTATTCAAAAAAATCTACGATTTTTTTTACGCGTAGAAAAATGTTTACAAAATCTTTGATTTTCGCATGCTATGCATTTTTCTCCAGCTTCGATTTTAACGCAGCAAAAATGTAGTTTTTGATTGCTCTAATTTTTTTTAAATAGTTTTTGATCAATTCTGCAAATCTTTCATGTTGAGGCACAGAAATTCATAGAATTTTCGAGTGGTTGCTGTACATGTTCTTCCCAGCGGTACTGCTCCTTTTAATTGCATTTTTATCACTGTTTAATCTTAATGTATAATATTGATCGTTATTGTTATTTATATGCCTTTGAAGTTATTGATTGCTCATTATGTGGCGAGCTAATAAATATTATTATTTGCAAGTTATTAAGTTAACTATTAGTTATATGGTGCTTAATTCAATTTTAAATGGCTTAAATTTCCAATTTGGTATAAGTTTTTCGAGAAAAAGCGGTTTTTAGTGCAATTTGAATTTATTATATTTTAATTTTATATTAATTATTCTAGATGCAATTATGGGGTAATTAATCCATATATAACCTTTTATTAATGCATAATTAAATTATATTCAATTTTATAAATTATTTTGATCTCTAGTTTGTTTTCGATCATTCAATTTAGTAATTTCAATTTATGACTATCTTAAACGTAATATTTAATAAATTATTGAAATATAATAATATGTAATCACTTAACTTTTAGGAAGGTATCTTTGATAAATGTTTAGGAGAAGTGATATGGAGTTAAAATCACTTATAGAAAAAATTATGCTTCTAAATGATACGTTGGGGTACTCCGATAACACTGAAAGGTTAATAAACAAAGAATACATACTAAAAGATAATTCTCAGACTCTTGAAGACTTAGAAAAACTTCTTATTGATTCAATTAAGTATTCTCAAAGTCATGAATTAAAGCTGGGTTTAGAAATTATATTGCTACTTGTATCTCATAAAAACGAAAATATAAGGAATTCTGCCCTTGCAAAAACGTTTGTTTTAATGGACGACGGGTTAATTCGGGAACTCGTCGTCAAAGAGCTAAAAAGCGTATCTGACAATGGAGACAATGATTCTAGTGAATCTGCAGAATATTCACTTGATTTAATAGCTGATGAAATCCATAGATTTGAGGTAATGGATGCAGTTTTTGATCTGTTTTGCAAACTAAAAAACAGGATTGTATCTAAATTTAATCAGTCTGAATTCATATCTGTTTTTTCAATACAATCTGTTGATAAGTATAATTCCGCAGATACGTATGGTATTAAAAATGATCTATTTAATCGATTAATATGCAACTTACGTGCTTTAAATCATAAAATGGATAAAATGATTCCATATTTGGAAGAAATGGAAGATTATGATGAAATAGAATATGGAAAACTCAGTTATTTAGATACTCAAAATTCTAAATCCAGTGAAAGAGAATCATTACAAAAATTGGCAGATTTTTATGCATCGACTTTTACAGAAAGGGGCCATTTGCGCAGATTAATATTCTTGCTTGACGATGAAGATCAGGAAGTCCAGGAAATAGGGTTTAATGCATTAACAAGTATAGTAGAAATATTAATAACGGATTCAGCTCGAAAAAAACTCATAAAACCAGTAACTAGCTCAGATTTAGATAGAATATCTTTATTTAAAAACTAAATTTCTAAAACAAATATTGCTTGAAAAGTATTAACGCCAGTAGTAGGGGAAAAATAAGTCCCTGATCTATTTTTTTATCTATGGAAAATCTAAAAAGTTTTATAAGGTCTGATTAGATAATAGATATTAATATACATTACATTTATTTTTAGGTAAATAAATTTTAAAAATTTTTGGTGACTTACATGGTAACATATTCAGAATCAGGTGTTGATATTAATCTTGAGGAAGCTACAGTTTCTGCACTGGTTTCCGAAATTAAAAACACGCTTTCATTTAGAGATGTAATTACAGAAAGCGGTCATTTTGCAGCGCTTGTAAGATTAGGAGATAAAGCAATCGCCATGAGTACAGATGGTGTTGGAAGTAAAATATTAGTTGCAAAAATGATGAATAAATATGATACAGTTGGAATAGACTGTATTGCAATGGTTGTAAATGATATTCTCTGCGTTGGTGCTGAACCAATAGCAATGGTTGATTATCTTGCTGTTGAAAAGGCAGACCCTGAAATTGCGGGCCAAATTGGAAAAGGACTTGCTGAAGGATCTAAGCAAGCTAAAATAGCTATGATTGGGGGAGAAACAGCATCCCTTCCTGAGATAATTAAAGATTTTGACCTTGCAGGTACTGGAATTGGAATTGTAGATGCAGATAAAATTATAACTGGAGAAAATATCGCTGATGGTGATGTTCTTATTGGAATAGAAAGCAGTGGTGTTCATAGTAATGGTTTAAGCCTTGCTAGAAATGTATTTTTTGATAAGGCTAATTTAAGTATTGATAGCCCTCTCCCAACAGATTCTGATAAATTAGTTGGGGAAGAACTGTTAAAACCTACTGAAATTTATGTAAAGCCAATTGTTGAGCTTTTAAAGGAAGATATTGATGTACATGGCCTTGCTCATATTACTGGGGGTGGATTTTTAAATCTTAAACGGCTCAAAAAAGGTATCAGCTACAACATAGATAGTTTACCTGAACCCAGTTCAATTTTTAAATCTATTTACTCATTGGATGTCCCATTAAAGGAGATGTACCGTGTATTTAATATGGGTATAGGATTTGTAGTCATTGTACCTGGTCGTGACGCGGATAAAACAATAAACGTTATTAAAAAGTATAACAAAGCTTATAAGATAGGAACTGTTGTAGATAACAAGGATGAAACAGTTAAAATAAAAGCGTTTAATGGGGACATTATTAATTTAAATTAATTTCACGCTGAATTTCAAGATTAAAAATTAAATGGCGTATTACATGAAAATAACAATTGAACAAGAAAGATCAATAATTATGGAAATTTTAACAAGATTTAATATACCAGAAGAAGATGCATACATAGTTGCTGACGTTACTATGGACGCTGACCTTAAGGGATTCACTTCTCATGGAATAGGAAGGTTTCCGCAGTATGTAAAGGGATTAAAAGTTGGAACTATAGATCCAGAAGCTGAAATAACTGTGGAAAATGAAACAGCATCTACAGCCCTTTTGAATGGAAATCATAAGTTTGGACATGTTGTAACCTATAAAGGTATGGAACTGGCAATGAAAAAGGCAGAACAGACTGGCGTAGGACTTGTTGGAGTACATAACTCTAACCACTTTGGAGTTGCAGGTTACTACTCTGACATGGCAGTTATGCAGGACATGATAGGTGTTGTAATAGCAAATACCGAACCTGCAGTAGCCCCAATCGGGGGTAAAGAGCCAATAATTGGTACAAACCCAATAGCGATTGGTATTCCTGCAAATAAAAATTATGTCTCTGTAGATATGGCAACATCTGCCTCTGCAAGGGGAAAACTCTTAGAAGCTCTCAGAAAGGGTCAAAAAATCCCGGAAAATGTCGCGCTTGACTGTGACGGAAACCCTACAATAGACCCTGAAGCTGCACTTAAAGGTTCAATCCTACCATTTGGGGCGCATAAAGGATATGCACTTGCATTCATGGTTGAAATTATGGCAGGTCCCCTTGTAAGGGCTGCATTTGGTAAAGGAGTTAAAGGAACCGCGAATCCTGAGGAAATGTGTACAAAAGGTGACCTTTTAATGGCAATAGACCCATCAAAGTTCAGTGATATAGAGCAATTTAAGGAAGAAGTTGATGAATTTGTAGCGGAAATTAAAGGTTCCGGTGAAACTATCTTTATTCCTGGAGACATGGAAGTAAACAATATTAAACGGTTCAGGGAAGAAGGATTTTCAATAGACGACACTTTATTTAAGCAGCTTAAAGAAATTTCTGAAGAGCTTTCCTTTGATATAGATGCTATAATCGAAGGTTAATTAACCCTCTTTTTATTTTAAAATTTTTAAATGCATCAAATTTTTTCTATTTTATATCTTAACAATTCTTTTTCAATTGCTTAGTTAAACCATAATTTAATATGATGGAAGGATTAAGCAATATAATATGACATTTGGGGAATTCAAAGGTAATTCGAACCTTAAGCGGCTGAATGAAATAATTAGAGTTTTAACCAAGTACGAATTTGGTTACATAACCGAAAAAATAAAACTCAAAGATAAAATCCCGTTCAAGCACCATTCCTATGAATATGAATCTATAGAAGAATTAGATGCAACATTACCCTTACGATTAAGGCATGTTTTGCAGGAATTAGGGACAACATATATAAAACTCGGCCAAACTTTAAGTACAAGGCCGGATTTGGTTGGAGACGACATTGCAGATGAATTTTCAAAATTGCAGGATGATAACCCTCCTGTAGACTATGGAGTCATGCAAGCCATCGTCGAAGAAGAGTTAGGAAGTTCAATAGATGAGCTGTTTTCTTCATTTGAAAAAGAACCTTTGGGATCAGCATCTATAGGGCAGGTACACAAAGCAGTGCTTAAAACTGGAGAAGAAGTAGCAGTTAAGATACAGAAACCTGGCGTAAAAGATCTTATCAAGAATGACATTAATATCATGCGCTTTCTGGCTGTAAGAATCAATGATTATGTTCATCAATCCCGAAATTACAACCTTCCAGGTATTGTGAATGAATTCGAACGTTCTATTTTAAAGGAAGTGGACTACGGGCAGGAAGCAATGAACATAAAACGATTTGATTATAATTTTAAAGATGATGAAACCATTTATGTTCCCAAGGTTTACATGGAATATTCAACTTCT
The DNA window shown above is from Methanobacterium veterum and carries:
- a CDS encoding class I SAM-dependent methyltransferase codes for the protein MQLKEVVPLGRTCTEYQAMFNLNKADLNKNILDCGGGPSSFNYEMKMQNKEVITIDPLYQFSREEIEKRINATFNDVMAQAKANQDNYIWKNIKSVEELAETRMTAMKLFLNDFETGKNDKRYINAALPDLPFKDGKFDLALSSHFLFLYSDVLPLDFHINAVDEMLRVASEVRIFPLLDLSTDKSQHVEEIVRIFKEKEMHVSIETVDYEFQRGGNQLMKICKN
- the comC gene encoding L-sulfolactate dehydrogenase, producing the protein MKITIEQERSIIMEILTRFNIPEEDAYIVADVTMDADLKGFTSHGIGRFPQYVKGLKVGTIDPEAEITVENETASTALLNGNHKFGHVVTYKGMELAMKKAEQTGVGLVGVHNSNHFGVAGYYSDMAVMQDMIGVVIANTEPAVAPIGGKEPIIGTNPIAIGIPANKNYVSVDMATSASARGKLLEALRKGQKIPENVALDCDGNPTIDPEAALKGSILPFGAHKGYALAFMVEIMAGPLVRAAFGKGVKGTANPEEMCTKGDLLMAIDPSKFSDIEQFKEEVDEFVAEIKGSGETIFIPGDMEVNNIKRFREEGFSIDDTLFKQLKEISEELSFDIDAIIEG
- the purM gene encoding phosphoribosylformylglycinamidine cyclo-ligase — encoded protein: MVTYSESGVDINLEEATVSALVSEIKNTLSFRDVITESGHFAALVRLGDKAIAMSTDGVGSKILVAKMMNKYDTVGIDCIAMVVNDILCVGAEPIAMVDYLAVEKADPEIAGQIGKGLAEGSKQAKIAMIGGETASLPEIIKDFDLAGTGIGIVDADKIITGENIADGDVLIGIESSGVHSNGLSLARNVFFDKANLSIDSPLPTDSDKLVGEELLKPTEIYVKPIVELLKEDIDVHGLAHITGGGFLNLKRLKKGISYNIDSLPEPSSIFKSIYSLDVPLKEMYRVFNMGIGFVVIVPGRDADKTINVIKKYNKAYKIGTVVDNKDETVKIKAFNGDIINLN
- a CDS encoding beta-CASP ribonuclease aCPSF1, yielding MGSEIQEIKNTIVQRLPSRVQVAKVEFEGPEVVIYTKNPEIITENGGLIRDLAKDIRKRIIIRSDRSVLAEPEKAIEKIHEIVPEEAKITNISFDDVTCEVIIEARKPGLVIGKYGTTSREIVKGTGWAPKILRTPPISSDVIQRVRRTLRKNSKERKQILQTLGNRIHRPVSLENEWTRLTSLGGFREVGRSSLFLQTPNSKILLDCGVNVAGVDEKSSYPYLNVPEFILDNLDAVVITHAHLDHSGFLPYLFHYGYEGPVYCTTPTRDLMTLLQLDNIDIAHREDKPLPFNVKHVKKCVKHTITLDYGEVTDIAPDIRLTLHNAGHILGSAIVHMHIGDGQHNFVYTGDFKYERSRLLEPAVSKFPRLESLVMESTYGGHGDVQPTRNDAEKELVKTIYRTLERGGKILIPVFAVGRAQELMIVLEEYIRHGIIDEVPVYIDGMIWEATAIHTARPEYLSKDLRDQIFHMGRNPFISEVFHKVNGMEERKEIVEGEPAIILSTSGMLTGGNSVEYFKWLCEDEKNTLVFVGYQSEGSLGRRIQKGWKEIPLKEDGKTNVYNVEMEIKTIEGFSGHSDRKQLMDYVRKLSPKPEKILICHGDNYKTLDLASSIYRSYKIETKTPMNLETVRIQ